In Pseudodesulfovibrio hydrargyri, a single window of DNA contains:
- a CDS encoding ABC transporter permease, with product MHAISPSFCLGKLGRLALILSLVSVLAFTLVSLSPVDPVNAYIGIDRMQISLEQEQRIVKRWGLDRPAPERFAIWAGHALRGDLGQSMIFNEPVTTVIGKRFVTSLWLMASAWLLSGLLGFVLGVTAGTNRNSFADRVIRVYSYTLASTPSFWMGLVLLAVFSVSLGWTPICCATPPGVSPGDATLWQRLHHLILPAATLSLIGVAQIALHTREKTIDAMHSEYALFALAQGESRAGVAWRHAMRNVALPAVTLQFASLGELFGGSVLAEQVFSYPGLGKATVEAGIRGDVPLLLGITLFSAVFVFAGNLIADILYGVLDPRIRIGAEEAR from the coding sequence ATGCACGCCATTTCACCATCCTTCTGTCTGGGCAAGCTTGGACGCCTGGCCCTGATCCTGTCGCTGGTCTCGGTCCTGGCCTTCACCCTGGTCTCCCTGTCGCCGGTGGACCCGGTGAACGCCTACATCGGCATCGACCGCATGCAGATAAGCCTTGAGCAGGAACAGCGCATCGTCAAACGATGGGGGCTGGACCGGCCCGCGCCCGAGCGGTTCGCCATCTGGGCGGGCCACGCGCTCAGGGGCGACCTGGGCCAGTCAATGATCTTCAACGAGCCGGTGACCACGGTCATCGGCAAGCGGTTCGTGACCTCGCTGTGGCTGATGGCCTCGGCCTGGCTGCTGTCCGGCCTGCTCGGCTTCGTCCTGGGGGTCACGGCGGGCACCAACCGCAACTCTTTTGCCGACCGCGTCATCCGCGTGTACAGCTACACCCTGGCCTCCACCCCGTCCTTCTGGATGGGGCTGGTCCTGCTGGCCGTGTTCTCGGTCTCCCTGGGCTGGACGCCCATCTGCTGCGCCACCCCGCCGGGCGTGTCGCCCGGCGACGCCACTCTGTGGCAGCGGCTGCACCACCTCATCCTCCCGGCGGCCACCCTGTCGCTCATCGGCGTGGCCCAGATCGCCCTGCACACCCGCGAGAAGACCATCGACGCCATGCACAGCGAGTACGCCCTGTTCGCCCTGGCCCAGGGCGAGTCGCGCGCGGGCGTGGCCTGGCGGCACGCGATGCGCAACGTGGCCCTGCCCGCCGTGACCCTCCAGTTCGCCTCCCTGGGCGAGCTGTTCGGCGGGTCGGTCCTGGCCGAACAGGTCTTTTCCTATCCCGGGCTGGGCAAGGCCACGGTGGAGGCGGGCATACGCGGCGACGTGCCGCTGCTGCTCGGCATCACCCTGTTCAGCGCCGTGTTCGTGTTCGCCGGAAACCTCATCGCCGACATCCTGTACGGGGTGCTCGACCCGCGCATCCGCATCGGCGCGGAGGAGGCGCGATGA
- a CDS encoding ABC transporter ATP-binding protein, producing MLKGDKLFFRYETTPWIIEGLTFSVQPGEVVGLPGPSGRGKSTLAKLLAGHLTPQQGTVTCDGHPLPRRAFSPVQLIFQHPELTMNPRWKLGDSLNEGWRPDARTLARLNVEPAWLSRYPHELSGGELQRLALARVMSPRTRYLLADEMTAMLDPNTQAMVWDAVLHWAEQQGAGVLAISHDRNLLGRVAHRIDETFAPPDRAESPTIHRAAA from the coding sequence ATGCTTAAGGGCGACAAGCTGTTCTTCCGCTACGAGACCACGCCGTGGATCATCGAGGGGCTGACCTTCTCCGTCCAGCCCGGGGAAGTCGTCGGCCTGCCCGGCCCCAGCGGCCGGGGCAAGTCCACCCTGGCCAAGCTGTTGGCCGGGCACCTGACCCCGCAGCAGGGAACGGTGACCTGCGACGGCCACCCCCTGCCCCGGCGCGCCTTCAGCCCGGTGCAGCTCATCTTCCAGCATCCCGAGCTGACCATGAACCCGCGCTGGAAGCTCGGCGACAGCCTGAACGAGGGGTGGCGGCCCGACGCCCGCACCCTGGCCCGGCTGAACGTCGAGCCCGCCTGGCTGTCCCGCTACCCGCACGAACTGTCCGGCGGCGAGCTGCAGCGGCTGGCCCTGGCCCGGGTCATGTCCCCGCGCACCCGCTATCTTCTGGCCGACGAGATGACGGCCATGCTCGACCCCAACACCCAGGCCATGGTCTGGGACGCGGTCCTACACTGGGCCGAGCAACAGGGCGCGGGCGTGCTGGCCATCAGCCACGACCGCAACCTCCTGGGCCGCGTCGCCCACCGCATCGACGAGACCTTCGCGCCTCCGGACCGGGCCGAGTCCCCGACAATTCACCGCGCCGCCGCCTGA
- a CDS encoding aldo/keto reductase: protein MLYRTMPKNGDKLSALGFGCMRLPMTDGVIDEERAIAQIRQAIDNGVNYVDTAWPYHNGESEPLLGKALKDGYRDKVKLATKLPTWLLKSREDMDTFLDAQLERLGTDHIDYYLVHALSGPSWKTIEALGAKAFLNKAVQEGRIVNPGFSFHGLAEDFQPIVDAYPWVFCQIQYNFLDTDFQAGTKGLEYAASKGLGVVIMEPLRGGNLALPEPPQAIADIWDLAEDERTPAEWALRWVWNHPEVTVVLSGMNDEEHIRQNMAVAAEAEPDSLTRSELDLVKRVADTYRRLMQVGCTGCGYCMPCPAGVQIPTCFDMLNKLHMFGNEAEAKHMYNAFAAGTVLQREPGFASQCVECGKCLEKCPQSIEIPEVLKRVAAALE from the coding sequence ATGCTTTACAGAACAATGCCCAAGAACGGCGACAAACTCTCCGCCCTGGGGTTCGGGTGCATGCGCCTGCCCATGACGGACGGCGTCATCGACGAGGAGCGGGCCATCGCCCAGATCCGCCAGGCCATCGACAATGGGGTCAACTACGTGGACACGGCCTGGCCGTACCACAACGGAGAGAGCGAGCCGCTGCTGGGCAAGGCCCTGAAGGACGGCTACCGCGACAAGGTCAAGCTGGCCACCAAGCTGCCCACCTGGCTGCTCAAGAGCCGCGAGGACATGGACACCTTTCTTGACGCCCAGTTGGAAAGGCTCGGCACCGACCACATCGACTACTATCTGGTCCACGCCCTGTCCGGCCCGTCATGGAAGACCATCGAGGCGCTCGGGGCCAAGGCCTTCCTGAACAAGGCGGTTCAGGAAGGGCGCATCGTCAATCCCGGCTTTTCCTTCCATGGATTGGCCGAGGATTTCCAGCCCATCGTCGACGCCTACCCCTGGGTCTTCTGCCAGATCCAGTACAACTTCCTGGACACCGATTTCCAGGCCGGGACCAAGGGACTGGAATACGCGGCCTCCAAGGGGCTGGGCGTGGTCATCATGGAGCCCCTGCGCGGCGGCAACCTGGCCCTGCCCGAGCCGCCCCAAGCCATCGCCGACATCTGGGACTTGGCCGAGGACGAGCGGACCCCGGCGGAATGGGCCCTGCGCTGGGTCTGGAACCACCCGGAGGTCACCGTGGTCCTGTCCGGCATGAACGACGAGGAGCATATCCGCCAGAATATGGCCGTGGCCGCCGAAGCCGAGCCGGATTCCCTGACCCGCTCCGAGCTGGACCTGGTCAAGCGCGTGGCCGATACCTACCGGCGGCTCATGCAGGTCGGCTGCACCGGCTGCGGCTACTGCATGCCGTGCCCGGCGGGCGTCCAGATTCCCACCTGCTTCGATATGCTCAACAAACTGCACATGTTCGGCAACGAGGCCGAGGCCAAGCACATGTACAACGCCTTTGCCGCGGGCACGGTCCTGCAGCGCGAGCCCGGTTTCGCCTCCCAGTGCGTGGAGTGCGGGAAGTGCCTGGAGAAGTGTCCCCAGTCCATCGAGATCCCGGAGGTCCTCAAGCGGGTCGCCGCCGCCCTGGAATAA
- a CDS encoding ribonucleoside triphosphate reductase: MPSKILKRDGCIETWSTKRIGSAIFKALKGSGIKDPLLADRLAGKVAKKLKDVDIPEQEQVQDMVQEVLMEARLYKVAERYIIYREKRRELRSQDEAFLDIAKVTDGYLNNVDWRVNENSNMTHSFQGLILHMAGSVQARYMLEKYPEEVRLAHTHGYFHIHDLSFGLAGYCSGWSLRDLLLEGFNLRDRCSSTPAKHFDAACGQMVNFLGTLQNEWAGAQAFNNVDTYLAPFIRNDGLSYHDVKQQVQKLLHNLNATSRWGGQSPFTNFTLDFVPPAHIAKEAVIIGGELKDSTYGEYAEEMAMFNRAFLEVMIEGDADGRIFSFPIPTYNVTKDFPWESEEGKLLLKMTAKYGAPYFQNFINSDLNPEDVRSMCCRLQMDLREIRKKTGGLFGAGDLTGSIGVVTLNLPKLAYLAHNEEDFMDLISEYARLASESLEFKRKVVQKNLDAGMFPFSRRYLKNGFKGHFSTIGLIGGHEACMNLLHKGLDTPSGSRLMQRVLNLLRRLVVQFQEETGNLYNLEATPGEGTCYRLAKIDKELYADIHTSGDETPYYTNSTLLPVGISSDVFFALEHQNELQTLYNGGTVFHTFLGEAAPDEESVKSFLLKAMSKTKIPYISVTPTFSVCEDHGYIYGEHFNCPTCDKETEVYTRVVGYYRPVGRWNKGKQEEYKDRVEYSQLSFCSSACETACEPAA, translated from the coding sequence ATGCCCAGCAAAATTCTCAAACGAGACGGATGCATCGAAACCTGGTCCACCAAACGGATCGGCTCCGCCATCTTCAAGGCCCTCAAGGGCAGCGGCATCAAGGACCCGCTGCTGGCCGACCGGCTGGCCGGCAAGGTGGCCAAGAAACTCAAGGACGTGGACATCCCCGAACAGGAGCAGGTCCAGGACATGGTCCAGGAGGTCCTCATGGAGGCCCGCCTGTACAAGGTGGCCGAACGGTACATCATCTACCGCGAGAAACGACGCGAGTTGCGCTCCCAGGACGAGGCGTTCCTGGACATCGCCAAGGTGACCGACGGCTACCTGAACAACGTGGACTGGCGGGTCAACGAAAACTCGAACATGACTCACTCCTTCCAGGGGCTGATCCTGCACATGGCCGGTTCGGTCCAGGCCCGGTACATGCTCGAGAAATACCCCGAGGAGGTCCGCCTGGCCCACACCCACGGCTACTTCCACATCCACGACCTGTCCTTCGGCCTGGCCGGATACTGCTCGGGCTGGTCCCTGCGCGACCTGCTCCTCGAAGGGTTCAACCTGCGCGACCGCTGCTCGTCCACCCCGGCCAAGCACTTTGACGCGGCCTGCGGCCAGATGGTCAACTTCCTCGGCACCCTGCAGAACGAATGGGCCGGGGCCCAGGCCTTCAACAACGTGGACACCTATCTGGCCCCGTTCATCCGCAACGACGGGCTGAGCTACCACGACGTCAAACAGCAGGTTCAGAAGCTGCTGCACAACTTAAACGCCACCTCGCGCTGGGGCGGCCAGTCGCCGTTCACCAACTTCACCCTGGACTTCGTGCCGCCCGCGCACATCGCCAAGGAGGCGGTCATCATCGGCGGCGAGCTCAAGGACTCCACCTACGGCGAGTACGCCGAAGAGATGGCCATGTTCAACCGGGCCTTCCTGGAGGTCATGATCGAGGGCGACGCGGACGGGCGCATCTTCTCCTTCCCCATCCCCACGTACAACGTGACCAAGGACTTCCCCTGGGAGTCCGAGGAGGGCAAGCTGCTGCTCAAGATGACCGCCAAGTACGGCGCGCCCTACTTCCAGAACTTCATCAACTCGGACCTCAACCCCGAGGACGTGCGCTCCATGTGCTGCCGCCTGCAGATGGACCTGCGCGAGATCCGCAAGAAGACCGGCGGCCTGTTCGGCGCGGGCGACCTGACCGGGTCCATCGGCGTGGTCACCCTGAACCTGCCCAAGCTGGCCTACCTGGCCCACAACGAAGAGGACTTCATGGACCTGATCTCCGAGTACGCCCGGCTGGCCTCGGAGTCCCTGGAGTTCAAGCGCAAGGTGGTCCAGAAGAACCTGGACGCGGGCATGTTCCCGTTCTCCCGGCGCTACCTCAAGAACGGGTTCAAGGGCCACTTCTCGACCATCGGGCTCATCGGCGGCCACGAGGCGTGCATGAACCTGCTGCACAAGGGGCTCGACACCCCGTCCGGCTCCCGGCTCATGCAGCGGGTGCTCAACCTCCTGCGCCGACTGGTGGTCCAGTTCCAGGAGGAGACCGGCAACCTGTACAACCTCGAGGCAACGCCCGGCGAAGGCACCTGCTACCGGTTGGCCAAGATCGACAAGGAGCTGTACGCGGACATCCACACCTCGGGCGACGAGACCCCGTACTACACCAACTCCACCCTGCTGCCCGTGGGCATCAGCTCGGACGTCTTCTTCGCCCTGGAACACCAGAACGAACTGCAGACGCTGTACAACGGGGGCACGGTCTTCCACACCTTCCTGGGCGAGGCCGCCCCGGACGAGGAGAGCGTGAAGAGCTTCCTGCTCAAGGCCATGAGCAAGACCAAGATCCCGTACATCTCGGTCACCCCGACCTTCTCCGTTTGTGAGGACCACGGCTACATCTACGGCGAGCACTTCAACTGCCCGACCTGCGACAAGGAGACCGAGGTCTACACCCGGGTGGTCGGCTACTACCGCCCGGTGGGCCGCTGGAACAAAGGCAAGCAGGAAGAGTACAAGGACCGCGTCGAATACTCGCAGCTGAGCTTCTGCTCGTCGGCCTGCGAGACCGCTTGCGAGCCCGCCGCCTGA
- a CDS encoding ABC transporter substrate-binding protein — translation MHVFTQCRAGRLLLAALAGLLVLGTLASAPALARDTLTLAVKGEPDDGYDPTLGWGRYGNPLFQSTLLKRDENLNIVNDLATARSLSEDGLTWNLTIREDARFSDGSKLTAEDVAYTFNTAAKAGGKVDLINMDKAEATGEYGVRITLKKRDTTFINRLISLGIVPKALHGPGYARRPVGSGPYKMVEWNEGQQMIAEINPHYYGDKPFFKRLVFLFTDEDTSFAAAKAGKVDVVVVPQALAVQTIPGMVLHPVKSVDNRGLMFPCVPDTGQVTDKGAPIGNDVTADPAIRKAIDVAVDRELLVRGVLEGFGRPAYGPCDGLPWDNPENVFKDADPDAARKILADAGWKDTDGDGIVEKDGVKAEFTVIYPADRAIRQYLALAVADMLRPVGIHAVVEGKRSWDEIKHLMHSEVIVFGWGAHDPIEVYQLYSSHHAGEGFNNPGFYKNDKVDEYLDAAVAAENYEASLPLWRKAQWDGTTGSNGLGDAPWVWLVNLEHTYFVSEHLDVGVSQVEPHGHGWPVTANIQKWTWKD, via the coding sequence ATGCACGTTTTCACTCAATGCCGTGCGGGCAGGCTGCTTCTGGCCGCACTGGCCGGTCTGCTTGTCCTGGGCACGCTGGCCTCGGCCCCGGCCCTGGCCAGGGACACACTCACCCTGGCGGTCAAGGGCGAGCCGGACGACGGATACGACCCCACCCTGGGCTGGGGCCGCTACGGCAACCCCCTGTTCCAGTCCACCCTGCTCAAACGCGACGAGAACCTGAACATCGTCAACGACCTGGCCACGGCCAGGAGCCTGTCCGAGGACGGCCTGACCTGGAACCTGACCATCCGCGAGGACGCCAGATTTTCCGACGGCTCGAAACTGACCGCCGAGGACGTGGCCTACACCTTCAACACCGCGGCCAAGGCGGGCGGCAAGGTGGACCTGATCAACATGGACAAGGCCGAGGCCACCGGCGAATACGGTGTGCGGATCACCCTCAAGAAACGCGACACGACCTTCATCAACCGGCTGATCAGCCTGGGCATTGTGCCCAAGGCCCTGCACGGCCCCGGCTACGCGCGCCGGCCCGTGGGCTCCGGGCCGTACAAAATGGTCGAATGGAACGAAGGCCAGCAGATGATCGCCGAGATCAACCCCCATTATTACGGGGACAAACCCTTCTTCAAACGGCTGGTCTTCCTGTTCACCGATGAGGACACCTCGTTCGCCGCGGCCAAGGCGGGCAAGGTGGACGTCGTCGTGGTCCCGCAGGCCCTGGCCGTGCAGACCATCCCGGGCATGGTCCTCCATCCGGTCAAGAGCGTGGACAACCGGGGGCTGATGTTTCCCTGCGTGCCGGACACCGGCCAGGTCACGGACAAGGGCGCGCCCATCGGCAATGACGTGACCGCCGACCCGGCCATCCGCAAGGCCATCGACGTGGCGGTGGACCGCGAGTTGCTGGTCAGAGGCGTGCTCGAAGGGTTCGGCCGCCCGGCTTACGGCCCCTGTGACGGCCTGCCCTGGGACAACCCGGAGAACGTCTTCAAGGACGCCGACCCGGACGCCGCGCGCAAGATCCTGGCCGACGCGGGCTGGAAGGACACGGACGGCGACGGCATCGTCGAGAAGGACGGGGTCAAGGCCGAGTTCACGGTCATCTACCCGGCCGACCGGGCCATCCGCCAGTACCTGGCCCTGGCCGTGGCCGACATGCTCCGGCCCGTGGGCATCCACGCCGTGGTCGAGGGCAAGCGCAGCTGGGACGAGATCAAGCACCTGATGCATTCCGAGGTCATCGTCTTCGGCTGGGGGGCCCATGATCCCATCGAGGTCTACCAGCTGTATTCGAGCCACCATGCGGGGGAAGGCTTCAACAATCCCGGCTTTTACAAGAACGACAAGGTCGACGAATACCTGGACGCGGCCGTGGCCGCCGAGAACTACGAGGCGTCGCTTCCCCTGTGGAGGAAGGCCCAGTGGGACGGGACCACAGGCTCCAACGGACTGGGCGACGCGCCCTGGGTCTGGCTGGTCAACCTGGAGCACACCTACTTCGTCAGCGAGCACCTGGACGTGGGCGTCTCCCAAGTGGAGCCCCACGGCCACGGCTGGCCCGTCACGGCCAACATCCAGAAGTGGACCTGGAAAGACTAA
- a CDS encoding AraC family transcriptional regulator codes for MSKETTGDISAARSALAERIYRWTETDSHLESAIPGLMLVRYETPTEPKSAMYEPCICVVAQGAKRVQLGDEEYVYDENHMLITSVGLPVMANVLKASKEAPLLSLVLKIDLGMVAQLMVDSNLPAPNNRRTGRGMAVCEVSEPLLDGFQRLIDLLDTPEDIPILSPLILKEILYRLLMGELGPRLRQIATAESHGQQVARAVDWLKENYAKQLKVEGLARETGMSVSTFHHHFRAMTAMSPLQFQKWLRLHEARRLMLTESQDATTAALQVGYESPSQFSREYKRQFGAPPLRDIKNLHRQGRTEVVSGAA; via the coding sequence ATGAGCAAGGAAACGACCGGCGACATCAGTGCGGCGCGAAGCGCCCTGGCGGAGCGGATCTACCGCTGGACCGAAACGGACAGCCACCTGGAGTCGGCCATCCCGGGCCTGATGCTGGTCCGCTACGAGACACCCACGGAGCCCAAGAGCGCCATGTACGAACCGTGCATCTGCGTGGTCGCCCAGGGGGCCAAACGGGTCCAGCTCGGCGACGAGGAATACGTCTACGACGAGAACCACATGCTGATCACCTCGGTCGGCCTGCCGGTCATGGCCAACGTTCTCAAGGCGAGCAAGGAGGCCCCCCTCCTCAGCCTGGTCCTGAAGATCGACCTGGGCATGGTCGCCCAACTCATGGTCGACAGCAATCTCCCGGCCCCGAACAACCGCCGGACCGGCCGGGGCATGGCCGTGTGCGAGGTGTCCGAACCGCTGCTTGACGGGTTCCAGCGGCTGATCGACCTCCTGGACACCCCGGAGGACATCCCCATCCTCTCCCCGTTGATTCTCAAGGAAATTCTGTATCGCCTGCTCATGGGCGAGCTCGGCCCGCGCCTGCGCCAGATCGCCACGGCCGAGAGCCACGGCCAGCAGGTCGCCCGGGCCGTGGACTGGCTCAAGGAGAACTACGCCAAGCAGCTCAAAGTGGAGGGGCTGGCCAGGGAGACCGGCATGTCCGTGTCCACCTTCCATCACCATTTCCGCGCCATGACGGCCATGAGCCCCCTGCAGTTCCAGAAATGGCTGAGGCTGCACGAGGCCCGACGGCTGATGCTGACCGAAAGCCAGGACGCCACCACCGCGGCCCTGCAGGTGGGCTACGAGAGCCCGTCGCAGTTCAGCCGCGAATACAAGCGCCAGTTCGGAGCGCCGCCCCTGCGCGACATCAAGAACCTGCACCGGCAGGGCCGGACCGAGGTCGTCTCGGGCGCGGCCTAG
- a CDS encoding ABC transporter permease, giving the protein MTTVTAAPTPSQRLYHLAGRLRLLDGRGRAAWALCLCLAYFAALTAASRLMGDTGLTTDFLHKKLPPCLEYPFGTDWLGRDMLVRTVKGLTRSLGIGLLAATVSSVVSAVLGTLSATMGKRTDAVVTTLIDLVMATPHLVLLILVSFACGGGATGVIIAVAVSHWTRLARIIRAEILQLKQAEYVMVSRRLGRSPWWIARRHMLPHIVPQFTIGLILLFPHAILHAAGLTFLGFGLSPHNPSIGILLSESMRHISTGYWWLAILPGLSLLVTVKLFDVLGNGLRVITDPKTSQE; this is encoded by the coding sequence ATGACCACCGTCACCGCCGCTCCCACCCCGTCCCAACGGCTGTACCACCTGGCCGGGCGGCTGCGCCTGCTGGACGGCCGGGGCCGGGCCGCCTGGGCGCTTTGCCTGTGCCTGGCCTATTTCGCCGCCCTGACAGCCGCCTCCCGGCTGATGGGCGACACCGGGCTGACCACGGATTTCCTGCACAAGAAGCTGCCGCCCTGCCTGGAATATCCCTTCGGCACGGACTGGCTGGGCCGCGACATGCTCGTGCGCACGGTCAAGGGGCTGACCCGCAGCCTGGGCATCGGCCTGCTGGCGGCCACGGTCAGCTCCGTGGTCTCGGCCGTGCTCGGCACCCTGTCCGCGACCATGGGCAAGCGGACCGACGCGGTGGTGACCACGCTCATTGACCTGGTCATGGCCACCCCGCACCTGGTCCTGCTCATCCTGGTCTCGTTCGCCTGCGGTGGCGGGGCCACCGGGGTGATCATCGCCGTGGCCGTGTCCCACTGGACCCGGCTGGCGCGCATCATCCGAGCCGAAATCCTGCAACTCAAGCAGGCGGAATACGTCATGGTCTCGCGCCGGCTCGGCCGCTCCCCCTGGTGGATCGCGCGCAGGCACATGCTCCCGCACATCGTGCCCCAGTTCACCATCGGCCTGATCCTGCTCTTTCCGCACGCCATCCTGCACGCCGCCGGGCTGACCTTCCTGGGCTTCGGGCTCTCGCCGCACAACCCGTCCATCGGCATCCTGCTGTCCGAGTCCATGCGCCACATCTCGACCGGCTACTGGTGGCTGGCCATCCTGCCCGGCCTGTCCCTGCTGGTCACGGTCAAGCTCTTCGACGTGCTGGGCAACGGCCTGCGCGTCATCACCGATCCCAAAACCAGCCAGGAGTAG
- a CDS encoding ABC transporter ATP-binding protein, producing the protein MLSVNNLSIEFSRYDKGWRRRTLHPVRDLSLRIAPGEIVAVVGSSGSGKSLLAHAVLGLLPGNARHTGDILFQGEPVTPRNVKRLRGRRIALIPQSVAYLNPLARVGRQVYRASRLSGQCCTDAARNTDCAFARYRLEDKVKAMYPFQVSGGMARRVLTATATAGDADLLIADEPTTGLDAGVIRQSLDHLRELADSGKGIMLITHDIDAAVTIADRVAVIYAGTTVETAPASDFAGRGRLRHPYTRALWNALPQQGFRYVAGNQPMEDSLVEGCIYAERCSECREDCKSPQPLRVVGGGQVRCCHA; encoded by the coding sequence ATGCTGTCGGTCAACAACCTGTCCATCGAATTTTCCCGTTACGACAAGGGATGGCGCCGCCGGACCCTGCACCCGGTGCGCGACCTGTCGCTGCGCATCGCCCCCGGCGAGATCGTGGCCGTGGTCGGCTCCAGCGGCTCGGGCAAGAGCCTGCTGGCCCACGCGGTCCTCGGCCTGCTGCCGGGCAACGCCCGGCACACCGGGGACATCCTGTTCCAGGGCGAACCCGTGACCCCGCGCAACGTAAAACGGCTACGCGGCAGACGGATCGCCCTCATCCCCCAGTCCGTGGCCTATCTGAATCCCCTGGCCCGGGTCGGCAGGCAGGTCTACCGGGCCTCGCGACTGAGCGGCCAATGCTGCACGGACGCGGCCCGGAACACGGACTGCGCCTTCGCCCGCTACCGGCTGGAGGACAAGGTCAAGGCCATGTACCCGTTCCAGGTGTCGGGCGGCATGGCCCGGCGAGTGCTCACGGCCACGGCCACGGCCGGCGACGCGGACCTGCTCATCGCGGACGAGCCGACCACCGGCCTGGACGCCGGGGTCATCCGCCAGTCCCTGGACCACCTGCGCGAACTGGCCGACTCGGGCAAGGGGATCATGCTCATCACCCACGACATCGACGCGGCCGTGACTATCGCGGACCGGGTGGCGGTCATCTATGCCGGAACCACGGTGGAGACGGCCCCGGCCTCGGACTTCGCGGGCCGGGGACGGCTGCGCCATCCGTACACGCGCGCCCTGTGGAACGCCCTGCCGCAGCAGGGATTCCGGTATGTTGCCGGGAATCAGCCCATGGAGGACAGCCTGGTCGAAGGATGCATCTACGCCGAGCGCTGCTCCGAATGCCGCGAGGACTGCAAGAGCCCCCAACCGCTGCGCGTGGTGGGGGGAGGCCAGGTGAGGTGCTGCCATGCTTAA